One window of Thermodesulfovibrio aggregans genomic DNA carries:
- the secY gene encoding preprotein translocase subunit SecY: protein MGLVTAFRNILKIPELRARVLFTLAMLAVFRIGAHIPTPGIDGEALSKFLLERGGAVMGFFDIFTGGALSKVTIFALGVMPYISASIIFQLLTVVIPSLQKLAKEGEEGRKKITRYTRYATIVIAAIQGFGIAIGLESMGGGQFIQEPGWSFRIVTMITLTAGTAFLMWLGEQITEKGIGNGISLIIFAGIVARFPNACFYTYNLVRTGELSIFFVLILIVVMVGVVAGIIFIERGQRRIPIQYAKRVVGRKMYGGYTTYLPLKINSAGVIPPIFASSVLMFPATVAGFIAVPWVQALAKQLAPGSFLHIILYVGLIIFFTYFYTAVIYNPVEIAENLQKNGGYITGVRPGQKTSEYIYRVLSRLTFIGALYLSVVCVLPEILIAKFKVPFYFGGTSLLIAVGVALDTVSQIETHMISRSYEGFFKKFRIKGRKD, encoded by the coding sequence GTGGGACTAGTTACAGCCTTTAGAAATATTTTAAAAATACCTGAGCTAAGGGCAAGAGTTTTATTTACTCTTGCAATGCTTGCTGTATTCAGAATTGGAGCTCATATTCCAACACCAGGCATAGATGGTGAAGCATTGAGCAAGTTCTTACTTGAGCGCGGTGGTGCTGTCATGGGCTTTTTTGATATTTTCACAGGCGGAGCTCTCTCAAAGGTTACCATCTTTGCATTAGGTGTTATGCCCTATATAAGTGCCTCTATTATTTTTCAACTTTTAACTGTTGTAATCCCTTCTTTACAAAAGCTTGCAAAAGAAGGAGAAGAAGGAAGAAAAAAGATTACCAGATATACCAGATATGCAACTATAGTAATAGCAGCTATTCAGGGATTTGGAATAGCAATAGGACTTGAAAGTATGGGTGGTGGACAGTTTATTCAGGAGCCAGGCTGGTCTTTCAGAATAGTGACTATGATAACTCTTACAGCAGGTACAGCTTTCTTAATGTGGCTTGGAGAGCAGATAACTGAAAAGGGAATAGGAAATGGTATATCTTTAATTATTTTTGCAGGAATTGTTGCAAGGTTTCCAAATGCCTGTTTTTATACATATAATTTAGTCAGAACAGGTGAATTGTCAATATTCTTTGTTTTAATTCTGATTGTTGTTATGGTTGGTGTTGTGGCAGGAATTATATTTATTGAGAGAGGTCAGAGAAGGATTCCCATCCAATATGCAAAGAGAGTTGTTGGAAGAAAGATGTATGGTGGATATACCACATATCTTCCTCTTAAGATTAATTCTGCTGGAGTTATTCCACCAATTTTCGCATCGTCAGTATTGATGTTTCCTGCAACTGTTGCAGGATTTATAGCTGTTCCCTGGGTACAGGCATTAGCAAAACAGCTTGCTCCAGGAAGTTTTCTTCATATAATACTTTATGTTGGGTTAATAATATTTTTCACATATTTTTATACTGCTGTGATTTATAATCCTGTGGAAATTGCTGAAAATCTCCAGAAAAATGGGGGATACATTACAGGAGTAAGACCCGGGCAGAAAACTTCTGAATACATTTATCGTGTGCTTTCTCGTCTAACATTCATTGGTGCTCTTTACTTGAGTGTTGTTTGTGTTTTGCCTGAAATTCTTATTGCCAAATTTAAAGTTCCCTTTTATTTTGGTGGAACATCTCTTCTTATTGCTGTTGGTGTAGCTCTTGATACTGTTTCCCAGATTGAAACTCACATGATAAGTAGATCTTACGAAGGATTTTTCAAAAAATTCAGAATAAAGGGCAGGAAGGACTAA
- the rplF gene encoding 50S ribosomal protein L6 produces MSRIGRKPITIPDGVNVTLENKKVIVKGPKGQLSYELPEGIGVTIDNKTVVVTRDSDISKQRALHGLARSLIANMVIGVSQGFTKTLQIHGVGYRAQISGNKLILNVGYSHPVEFALPEGIKATVDEKQTTITLYGIDKQLVGQVAANLRAVRPPDAYKGKGIRYADEVLKLKPGKTGKK; encoded by the coding sequence ATGTCAAGGATAGGAAGAAAACCAATTACAATACCAGATGGAGTAAATGTAACATTAGAAAATAAAAAAGTAATTGTTAAAGGTCCAAAAGGACAGTTAAGCTATGAACTGCCCGAAGGAATAGGAGTAACCATAGATAATAAGACAGTAGTTGTTACAAGAGATTCCGATATTTCAAAACAAAGAGCTCTGCATGGACTTGCAAGAAGCTTAATAGCCAATATGGTTATAGGAGTTTCACAGGGTTTTACCAAAACTCTTCAAATTCATGGTGTTGGTTACAGAGCTCAGATAAGTGGAAATAAGCTCATACTTAATGTTGGATATTCTCATCCAGTAGAGTTTGCTCTTCCAGAGGGTATTAAAGCTACTGTTGATGAGAAGCAAACAACAATTACTCTATATGGTATTGATAAACAGCTTGTTGGACAGGTAGCTGCTAACCTGAGAGCTGTAAGACCGCCAGATGCTTATAAGGGTAAAGGAATTAGATATGCCGATGAAGTTTTAAAATTAAAACCCGGAAAGACAGGAAAGAAATAG
- a CDS encoding type Z 30S ribosomal protein S14 gives MARKCKIERSKYPPKFKVRVRNRCKICGRPRGYLRDFGLCRICFRFLANSGKIPGVVKASW, from the coding sequence GTGGCAAGGAAGTGTAAAATAGAAAGATCAAAGTATCCACCAAAGTTTAAAGTAAGAGTGAGAAATCGTTGTAAAATTTGCGGACGTCCAAGGGGATATCTAAGAGATTTTGGTCTTTGCAGAATTTGTTTTAGATTTTTAGCCAACTCAGGGAAAATCCCTGGAGTTGTAAAAGCAAGCTGGTAA
- the rpsE gene encoding 30S ribosomal protein S5: MKQERINAQELNLKDKVVYINRVAKVVKGGRRFSFSALVVVGNEAGIVGVGKGKAAEVPDAIRKAIDKAKKNLIKFPLKDTTIPHRVEYKYGATTIVINPAPKGTGIIAGGPARAVFEVAGVQDVVAKVLGSHNPFNSVKATIGALRSLKEPSTVTKFRMKPSELESSEENQTVEEEKVS; this comes from the coding sequence ATGAAGCAGGAAAGAATAAATGCTCAGGAACTGAATTTAAAAGACAAAGTAGTCTACATAAATAGAGTTGCCAAGGTTGTAAAAGGTGGCAGACGCTTTTCTTTTAGCGCCCTGGTTGTTGTAGGCAATGAAGCAGGTATTGTTGGCGTTGGTAAAGGAAAAGCAGCAGAAGTTCCTGATGCCATAAGAAAAGCAATAGATAAAGCTAAGAAGAATCTTATAAAATTTCCTTTGAAAGATACCACAATTCCCCATCGTGTGGAATATAAATATGGTGCTACAACTATAGTAATAAATCCTGCTCCAAAAGGAACTGGTATAATTGCAGGCGGTCCTGCAAGAGCTGTTTTTGAGGTAGCAGGTGTACAGGATGTAGTTGCAAAAGTACTTGGAAGTCATAATCCCTTCAATTCAGTTAAGGCAACAATAGGAGCATTAAGAAGTTTAAAGGAACCTTCGACAGTAACAAAATTCAGAATGAAACCCTCTGAATTAGAATCTTCTGAAGAAAATCAAACAGTAGAGGAGGAAAAAGTCTCATGA
- the rplE gene encoding 50S ribosomal protein L5, producing the protein MNDEAKKYVPRLKEKYLKEIVPALMKKFNYKNVMQVPRLEKIIVHVTLGEAIQNIKLLDAAEKQLALITGQKPVITKAKKALAAFKLKKGMPIGCKVTLRRERMYEFLDRLISLALPRIRDFRGISPKSFDGRGNYSFGIKEQFIFPEIDYDKVEMIHGLDITICTTAKSDEEALALLKEFGMPIR; encoded by the coding sequence ATGAACGATGAAGCAAAAAAATATGTACCTCGTCTTAAAGAAAAATATCTGAAAGAGATTGTTCCAGCACTAATGAAGAAGTTCAACTATAAAAATGTGATGCAGGTTCCACGTCTTGAAAAAATAATTGTTCATGTGACCCTTGGAGAGGCAATACAGAACATAAAGCTTCTTGATGCTGCAGAAAAACAACTGGCTTTAATTACCGGTCAGAAACCTGTTATAACAAAGGCTAAAAAGGCACTGGCAGCGTTCAAGCTTAAAAAAGGAATGCCTATAGGTTGTAAGGTCACCTTAAGAAGAGAAAGAATGTATGAATTTTTAGATAGATTAATTTCTCTTGCTTTACCGAGAATAAGAGATTTTAGAGGAATTTCTCCAAAATCCTTTGATGGAAGAGGAAATTATTCTTTTGGAATTAAAGAGCAGTTTATATTTCCTGAAATAGATTATGATAAAGTTGAGATGATACACGGGCTTGATATAACTATTTGTACAACTGCTAAGTCTGATGAAGAGGCTTTAGCATTATTGAAAGAATTTGGAATGCCAATAAGATAA
- the rplO gene encoding 50S ribosomal protein L15, whose translation MKINQLKPAPGSKKRPKRVGRGLGSGHGRYATKGLKGQKARSGGAKGPGFEGGQMPLQRRVPKRGFSNFPFKKEYAVVNLGDLNKIIDEVDVITPEILLQKGIIKKLKDGLKILGDGELKKPVTIKAHALSKTALQKIESIGGKVEVI comes from the coding sequence ATGAAAATAAATCAGTTAAAACCAGCTCCTGGTAGTAAAAAAAGACCAAAAAGAGTTGGAAGAGGATTAGGCTCAGGACACGGTAGATATGCAACAAAAGGACTTAAAGGACAGAAAGCTCGTTCAGGAGGAGCTAAGGGTCCTGGTTTTGAAGGTGGACAGATGCCACTTCAAAGAAGAGTTCCCAAAAGAGGATTCTCGAATTTTCCCTTTAAAAAGGAATACGCAGTAGTAAATCTCGGCGATTTAAATAAAATCATAGACGAGGTTGATGTTATTACTCCAGAAATTCTCTTACAAAAAGGTATAATAAAAAAACTAAAAGATGGATTAAAAATTCTTGGAGATGGTGAATTAAAGAAACCAGTCACTATTAAGGCTCATGCCTTAAGTAAAACAGCTCTTCAAAAAATTGAATCAATCGGTGGTAAAGTAGAGGTCATATAG
- the rplR gene encoding 50S ribosomal protein L18 has translation MRTKVELRERRRKRIRKKVFGTPDRPRLCVFRSLNHIYAQIIDDTKGHTLVSASTLEKELRELPGHKGNKEFAMKVGELIAERALKAGITKVVFDRAGYKYHGCVKALADAARQKGLQF, from the coding sequence TTGCGCACTAAAGTGGAATTAAGGGAAAGAAGACGTAAGAGAATCAGAAAAAAAGTTTTTGGAACTCCTGACAGACCAAGACTTTGTGTGTTTAGAAGTCTCAATCATATATATGCACAGATTATTGATGATACGAAGGGACATACTCTTGTATCTGCTTCAACTCTTGAGAAAGAATTAAGAGAATTACCAGGTCATAAGGGCAATAAAGAGTTTGCTATGAAAGTTGGAGAACTAATTGCAGAGAGAGCTCTTAAAGCAGGAATAACAAAGGTTGTTTTTGACAGAGCAGGTTATAAATATCATGGATGTGTTAAAGCTCTTGCAGATGCTGCAAGGCAGAAGGGATTACAATTCTAG
- the rpsH gene encoding 30S ribosomal protein S8: protein MMTDPIADMLTRIRNAIRVKADKVDIPASRMKIEIAKILKEEGFIKSYKINRDKKQGIIRINLKYTPDGDSVISNLERVSKPGRRVYVSKEEIPRVMGGLGIAILTTSQGVMTDKECRRRGVGGEVICYVW from the coding sequence ATGATGACAGATCCAATTGCAGATATGCTAACTCGAATTAGAAATGCAATAAGAGTAAAAGCAGATAAGGTTGATATCCCTGCTTCAAGAATGAAAATTGAGATTGCTAAAATCCTTAAAGAAGAGGGTTTTATAAAATCTTATAAGATTAACAGAGACAAAAAACAGGGTATCATAAGAATAAACTTGAAGTATACTCCAGATGGTGATTCTGTAATTTCAAATTTGGAGCGTGTCAGTAAACCTGGTAGAAGAGTATATGTCAGTAAGGAGGAGATTCCTCGTGTTATGGGAGGGCTTGGTATAGCTATATTGACCACATCGCAAGGTGTTATGACTGATAAGGAATGCCGACGTAGAGGAGTCGGTGGAGAAGTAATATGCTATGTATGGTAA
- the infA gene encoding translation initiation factor IF-1, which yields MPKEDHIEMQGTIEEALPNAMFRVRLENGHVIIAYVSGKMRMHFIKILPGDKVLVEISPYDLTKGRIIYRFK from the coding sequence ATGCCAAAAGAAGATCACATAGAAATGCAGGGAACAATTGAAGAAGCTTTACCTAATGCTATGTTCAGGGTAAGGCTGGAAAATGGTCATGTTATAATTGCTTATGTTTCTGGGAAGATGAGAATGCATTTTATAAAAATTTTACCGGGAGACAAGGTCTTGGTCGAGATATCTCCCTATGATCTTACTAAGGGTAGAATAATTTACA
- the map gene encoding type I methionyl aminopeptidase — translation MIILKSPEELKKIRKSCRIVATVLEELKIYIKEGLTTKQIEQFIENFIIKMGGIPAFKGYRGYPASACISINEQVVHGIPSEKVFIKEGDIVSVDVGVIYDSFYGDAAYTYSVGKISEEAEKLLKVTEEALYKGIAEAIPGNRVGDISNAIQSHVEANGFSVVRAFVGHGIGMSLHEDPQIPNFGSKGVGPKLKKGMTLAIEPMVNAGTHEVKILSDGWTAVTKDGSLSAHFEHTIAITEGEPEILTKL, via the coding sequence GTGATTATATTAAAAAGTCCTGAAGAGTTAAAAAAAATACGTAAATCCTGCCGGATAGTGGCAACAGTTCTCGAAGAGCTTAAAATATATATTAAAGAAGGATTGACAACAAAACAGATAGAGCAGTTTATTGAAAATTTTATAATTAAAATGGGCGGTATTCCTGCATTTAAAGGTTATAGAGGATATCCTGCAAGTGCTTGTATTTCAATAAATGAACAGGTAGTTCATGGAATACCATCAGAAAAGGTCTTTATTAAAGAAGGAGATATTGTGAGTGTTGATGTAGGAGTCATATACGATAGTTTTTATGGAGATGCTGCATATACATATTCTGTAGGAAAAATTTCAGAGGAAGCTGAAAAATTACTGAAAGTTACTGAAGAAGCATTGTATAAGGGAATTGCTGAGGCAATACCTGGCAATAGAGTTGGTGATATATCCAATGCCATTCAAAGCCATGTTGAAGCGAATGGATTTTCAGTTGTAAGAGCTTTTGTAGGGCATGGAATAGGAATGTCTCTACATGAGGATCCGCAGATTCCAAATTTTGGTTCAAAGGGAGTTGGTCCAAAACTGAAAAAAGGAATGACTCTTGCTATTGAACCTATGGTTAATGCAGGAACTCATGAGGTAAAAATTCTTTCAGATGGATGGACAGCTGTTACTAAGGATGGTTCTCTTTCTGCTCACTTTGAGCATACTATTGCGATTACTGAAGGTGAACCAGAAATCTTGACTAAATTATAA